The segment GAACCCACAGCGAGCGGTAGTTTGTTTGAGTATGCTTATACATGGAGCAGTACAACTATTGTGAATCAACCGAATGAGAGCAATCCTTTGGTCAGTCCTGAAGAAACCAGCACATATTACCTCAAAGTAAAATCGGCTTACTGTCCTGAGCAGTTTGATACGGTGACTGTGGTGGTCAATTATGCTCCAGAGATCACCGTGAGTCCTCAGCTCAGTGTAGGGCCAGATGAATCTGTGTTACTGGAAGCGACCGGAGGCGTGGAATATATTTGGTCTCCAGACAACACCCTAGATGATCCCTTGATTGCTACTCCAGAAGCTTCACCTTTGGTGACTACTACCTACTCTGTCTTGGTGACAGATAGCAATGGCTGTGAGAGTAGCGGAGAGGTCACGGTTCTCGTCCAAAATGTGCTTTTCATTCCCAATCTCTTTACGCCGAATGGCGATCAAAACAATGACCAGTTCATGGTGTATGGATCAGGGATCGCCAAGATAGATTTTCAAGTGTTTGACATGCATGGCAACCAAGTCTATCATACAAGTGATGTCGAAAAGGCCACCACGCAGGGTTGGGATGGGAGTTATCGAGGGCAAATGCTGCCAAGCGGAACTTACATCTGGTCATTGAGTGGGGCTTATCATGATGGCACTCCGCTAGAGGCCAAAGGACACAACAAAGGAACCATAAAGCTGTTGAGATGAGGAAGGTACTAATCATATCGCTGTTGATGTTGAGCTGCTGGACGGGATGGGCACAGAGACCCATCTATACGATGAATCAGTTCACACCACTGCTGGTCAATCCAGCTAGTCCGACATACAATTACCGCGCTGAATTGTCATTCTTCAGAGATGAAATCACCATAGCCTCGGGGGATTTCCTCAATACAAATAGCTTGAATGCCGATTATGTTTTCGTACAAAAGAACACAGGACGCAGGGTTTTGGGCGTGGGGATCAATGCCCTGTCTCGCGACACAGGCGAATCTGACCTACTCAAGACCTACAATGCAGGACTGTCTGTCGCTACTCCAATCCAACTGACCACCGAACAATTTTTGCACTTCGGGATCAATGCCACTTATGTGAATGTCCGCACCTCATTGGATCAACTCACCACTGGGTCACAATGGATTGCCAGTGAGTTTAGATATGATCCCAATGCAGGCTTAGGCGAGATGTTTACCGTACAGCAGCTCAGTTATCTTTCGTTGAGTGCGGGTTTGCTTTGGTCTTTGGAGAAGGACGGGAGGCCCCACAGTTCTGCAGGTTTAGTCATCTGGGATGCCAATAGACCTAATATGTCTTTTTTTGATGAGGAAGCTAGGGTGTCTATCAACTATCAGATTTATGCAGAAAGCATCTTGTATGAGCGAGGACAGCTACGTTTGACTCCTTCTGTCTATTATCAGCGAACAGGGCAGATCAACAGCTATACAGCGCTATTTTCGACCAAGTTATTCTTTCGCAATGACAATCCCTATGACATCATTCGCTCGGGCAATATTGACTTGATCATGCGCTATGGATTCAATCAAGACGCTTCCATAGGCGTGGTGCTCAACCAGCCCAATTGTTCCTTTGGATTCTCCTATAATTTCCCACTAGGGAAAGAAAATCAATACTTTCAGAGTGGCTTGCAAGTGGGTGTGACCATCAGCAAACTCCTGTGGAAACCCAAGACCGAGCGAATTGTGATAGAGTCGGTATCTAGCAGACGAAAATTTGATTTTGAGCAAGACCGTCCAGTGGTCTATCAGCAGACAGAGGTTCAACAAATGAAAACAGAGTTGGAGAAACTCGACAAGGTCAAGACCCTACAGTTTGAGCTGTCCAAAGACTTTCATTTTGAGCATGGAGAGGCTGTCTTGACAGAAAGCAGCTATCCTTTCTTGGATGAGGTGGTTGCGCTCCTCAAAGAAAATCCCAAGTGGAAGCTGCAGATCATTGGCCATACTGATAATATAGGAATCAAAAAGCATAATTATGCCCTCTCTGTAGAGCGAGCCATCATCGTGGAAGAGTACCTCTTGAGCCAGGGGCTGCCTAGTGAGCAGATTAGTACTACGGGTCGTGGCGATACCGAACCGATTGCAGACAATGACACAGAGCTAGGTAGAGCAGAAAACAGAAGGGTACAATTCTTAATCCATGCGGTGAATGAGTAGGTTGTCGATCTATATCGTCCATCGTCTCACACCTGAATCCCTCCAAGGGTTCTGTCAGAAAAGAGTTAACAGTGATTCTATTCGCAGTATCCTCAAGGAATTCAAACCTTGGAGGGTTTTATACAACGAAAGGTTGTATTCCGCGTGGCAAATAGCGATTGTCATCATCCTGCTGATAGCCTTATCAGGAAATCTTGCCGCACAGAATCTGGAGTCTATCGGCAAAGGTGATGCCATCACCTTATCTGGGGGCATCAATGTCAACCAGGTATTTTATCAAGCCAATGGCGTAGAAGACCGACGCGATCCTTACAATTATTTCCTGTCGGGCAATCTCAATTTGAGTCTGTATGGATGGAGCGTACCAGTTTCCTTTTCCTACTCCAATCAGAATGCTTCTTTTCAGCAGCCGTTCAACCAATACGGGATGAGTCCTACCTACAAGTGGGTCACGGCACATTTGGGGTACCGCAGCATGACTTTTTCCAAATACACACTCAATGGTCACTTATTCTTAGGAGCTGGCCTAGAGTTGACCCCATCCGAAAAAGTAAAAGTAGCGGTCATGTATGGACGATTGCAAAAGGAAGTTGAACTAGATACCACCCAAGTCGGTAACCTCCCCGCCTACCGCAGGATGGGAGGAGGTGCCAAGGTCACTCTGGGAGGCAATAGTCATTCGGTTGACTTTTCTTTTTTCAAAGCGGCGGATGATGATCAGTCATTGAAAACCGATTTGGGGACAATCGAGATATTCCCGGAGGAAAATTTTGTCTTGGGTATGGGACTTAGTTCTACCTTGTTCAAAAACCTAAGCTTCAAAGGAGAGGTGGCCTACTCTGCGATATCCACCAACACCCAGTCACTGGGAGTCGAAGCTGATCACGTCTACAACAAACTTTCGTTTGCCTTCCAGCCACGCGTCTCATCTTCCTACTACACCGCCATGAATGCCGCCCTGCAATATCAGTTCGAGAAATCAACCTTCGGGGTAGCTTATGAGCGAGTTGATCCCGGCTATAGGACATTAGGTGCCTATTATTTCAACAATGACTTGGAGAGTATCGCCTTGACGCACAGCTCTCAGTGGCTGAACCAGCGACTCAGTGTCAGCGCGCGTGGAGGATTGCAGCGCAACAACCTCGACAACCAAGAGATGAACTCGATGAACCGCTGGTCTGGGTCACTCAGTCTCAACTACCAGGTCACCCCCAAGATCGTGACCACTGCCAATTATTCCAACTTCAGTACGGTGGTGAACTTTCGCACCCCAGAGCAACAATACAATCAGGTGACTCCCTATGACAACCTCGATACGCTCAATTACCAACAGATTTCGCAAAATGCATCCTTGGGGGTCAATTTCATGCTGGGACAGAACAAAGAGCGCCGACAAAATCTCAATATGAACATGGCCTATCAGCAATCTGCTGAGGAGCAAGGCGGAGAGTCCAAAAACATGGGTAGCAAGTATTATAATCTCAACTCGTCGTACAGCATGAGCTTGCAGCCTTCTTCACTGATCCTCAGTCTCTCGGGCAATGTCAACGTATCTGAGGCCGCCACCAACCGCAGCTTGATCTATGGCCCCTCCTTGTCGACCCGCAAAACGCTGGGAGAAAAGAAAGCCTCAGTGATGGGCTCCATCTCCTACAACGTCTCGGAGACCAATGACAAACTCAACAGCAGTGTGCTGAATCTGCGCCTCGGGGGCAACTATGCCCTCAGAGAAAAGCACCAATTCAATCTAAACATCACAGCGGTCAACCGCTATACACCCAACAATGACACCCAAAGGCAGTTTCGTGAATTTGTGGCGGAGCTGGGGTACAATTTTAACTTTAGCAGCCAATGAGGGAGCGCCATTCATTAAGCCATCACCTATCGTCCGCATTGGGTGCTTTGATACTGTTTTCGCTACTGCTGGTGTCGTCGTGGACGATGGCGCAGAACTATCCCGTACAGGTCACCACGACGGTGATACCTCCCTACTCGCCAGAGTTGAGCCACTATTCCAGTGCGGAGGGCAACAACCTGCAGGTGTTCATCCATGTACTGGAGCTGGACAGGGTGGATTTGCGCACCAAGCTACGCATCACCATCGAGGGAGCAGGCGTGCGCCTGACAACCAGTCCTGCCTATGTGCCACCTGCGCTGATCTTGCAAGGAGGTGTGCCACAGATCTTGACAGGCTTTGATCTGAGGAATTATCTCAATCCTGACAACCTGGTGTTCGAGGGGATCACCAAAGCAGCCTTTATGCGTGGAGGGCAGTTGCCAGAGGGTTTCTATACCTTCACCATCGACGTGTTGGATTACAACCGTGGGGTGCGCATCTCCAACCAAGGCATGTCCACAGCCTGGATCGTGCTCAACGACCCACCCTTGATCAATTTTCCATTCAATGGAGACAAGCTCAGAACCAACGAACCACAGACCCTCAACTTCTCCTGGCTGGGCAGGCATTTGGCTTCCCCCAACGCTGCCTTTAGTACGGAGTATGAGTTTGTCCTCTACGAGATGTACCCTGGCCTGTCCGCCGGGGCGGAACAAAGCAATCCCGCCGCGGCGGGCGGGCCCGATGCTGCCGTGCGCTCGTCCAACAGCATCTACCGTACCACCACCACGCAGAGTTCGCTCTTTTATGGTCCAGCAGAGCCACAGTTGACTCCTGGAAAAAAATACGCCTTTCGGATTCGGGCATACGACGTAGGCGGGCGTGACCTGTTCAAAAACCAAGGCTACAGTGAGACCTTTTGGTTTCAATATGGCGATGCTTGCCTGCCCTTGCGCAGTACGAGTGCCGAGGTATTGGATGCCAACAGGATTCGGGTCGAGTGGGAGGCAGAGTCCACCCACACTCAGTTCAAAGTCTCCTATCGCCAAAAAGGGAAAACCAATTGGCTGTCTACCAAGACCTATAGCGGCTCGCAGATCATACCCGACCTGCAGCCAGACACAGAGTATGAGTACAAGGTAGCAGGGATGTGCCAGCAGTATGAGGGCACGGAGAGCAGCATCCAAACTGTCCGCACAGAGTTGGAGTCCGAGCAAGGAGCAGACGAAGACTTCTCCTGTGGCACGAATTCCCAATTGCCAGAGCTGAGTCCTGTGCCACTGGGTAGGGACTTGAGACCTTTTGATCAGTTCTACATCGGAGGGATCGAAGTGATCATCCTCAATGTCACCAAAAATGCAGACGACACCTACACAGGTAAGGGCTATGCCCCAGCACCGATGTTTAAGGGAGCAGGGATCAAAGTCAACATCAAGAATGTTCTCGTCAACGAAGACCACTACGCCATCGCAGGTACAGTCGTGACCAGCTATGACAAGACAGGAAGATTTATTGGAGAGATCAAAGGCAAAGAGGATGAAGAAGGAGGCGGCTTCTCGGAGGAGGAGGGCGCTCTACCAACAGTCGTCGTGACTGTCCCTGCTGAGATCGCAACGGTGGTAGTCATAGATGGAGTCATCGTGATCACCGACGAAGCAGGTCAAGTCGTGGTGGCAGAAGGCGCCTCGGCACTGCCTGAGAAAGGCAAAACCCTGACCGTCACAGACCAAAGTGGTGACACCTGGGTCGTGGACAGTGAGGGAAATGTATCCAAAGGAGCCCCTGCAGGAGCGGCAGCCTCTTCTCCTGATGCACTCCCAGCAGGGGAACAGGTGGACTTGATCGTGGCCTTTGCTGCCTCGGACAACCAAAGCTTTGGGTTCGATGATCCGCTGGTGGATAACAAAACTACCACGAGCCTAGCCAAAGAGTATAAAAAGACCGACATCCAAGGTAAAGATTACTGGGTGGCGTGGAAGTCCCTCGCTACTGGACAGACCGATTGGGTCAATGCCATCGCCAGTGATGGCAAGAAGTTTCCCGACTATGTGGGATTCAAAACCACCACGGGAGAAATCCCCACACAGCCCGGTGACAAGGACAACAGCAAGCGTCTCAGCATCACAGGACAACAGGCAGGGAAATCCACGGAACTGCTCGCCTACTACAAGCAAGAGGTAGATACCGCAGGCAACGTCACAGAGCACACCATCGGGCAGCTCAATGTCATGACCTATGACAAAGTCAGCCAAAAGGTAATCATCGTACCTGTCAACACTGCCTCAGCACCGAGTGCTGCCACCCTGACTACAGCGCTCAACCGCATCTACGGCCAGGCCGTGGCGCAGTGGACAGTGGAGGTCGCCAGCAAATATACAGTCGATGCGACTGTCCTCCAGACGCTCAACGACGGAGAAAGCGGTGTACTAGCCAGCTTCCCGAGCAACATGCAGCGTTTCAACCGAGACTTCAAGCGCAGTCTGGACAACTATGACAAAGATGCCTACTACCTCTTCCTGATCCCGGGATCGGACAGTGACAGAGCGGGCCTGTCCGCCGATAGGGCGGGATTCATGCCCTTCAAGCGGCAGTTTGGTTACATCTGGACCGACAAGACCAGCAACCAATCCACGACCATCGCCCACGAGCTAGGACATGGTGCCTTCCGTCTCAGACACACCTTCAGCACAGATAACTTCGTCGCAGCACAGGGCAGCACCGACAACCTGATGGACTATTCATCCGCCGGGGCGGGTAACGGCGGCACCCAACTCTTCAAACACCAGTGGGACTTCGTCCACGACCCAGAGAGCATGAATGGCTGGGCACAGGATGATGCGGAGAGTGAGATGGGTGTAATAGCGTTTAACTCGGGGAGTTCTTGGAAACAGTTGTTTCCAAAAAGTGATGATGCGACTTTAACCAAGTTTCAGCAACTTTATGATGAAGTTGCTACTAATTTTGGAGTACACTACAATAGTTGTCAAACTAATAATGTGACATTCACTGGTGAACTTGGACCATGGTCAATCAGAAAAAGTTCACATTACCCTGGTCGAATACCACAATTAGCCGGTCAATTTGAATCAAGTGATGATATTAATTATTCTTCTGTTGACCCTAATGAAATTTATCTCAAGCATTACAATTTTAAAGATCAAACATATCCCAACTTTGTTGAGGCTTGGGATTTTCAGGATATAGAAAGTGTAGATATTGCCCTCTATTCATATGTAAACAATATAAGCCTTGATAAGCCAACAATAGTTGATCTATCTGAGTTATCTGCGATAACCTCTATAAAAGTTGGATCGTTCAAAATTGATGATGCAAATATTACAAGTCCTTCTCTTCAAGAGCTCTTGTATCCAATGGATGACTATGTATTGATTGCCTTCTACTCAGAAACCAACTCAGACCCGGATATTGTATTTCAATTAATTCCAACGGACATGGAAACCAAAGACTATTTAACAGCGGCTTGGCTAAAACGGCTTGATATCTATCAAGGGGATCCTGAGGAATCTAACATGGTTACAATCACTACTGATCAGTTATCAACTGTGTTTTCTGATACAGATGAAGAAATTTTAGAAGAAGTAGTCACTGTGTTGAATAACAACGCAGCAGATTTTGGAATAAATACGGTTCAGAGAATGAGTCATTTTTTAGGGCAATTAGGTCATGAGTCAAACGGATTTTCGCAAAAAAAGGAAGGGTATAATTACTCTCCCAGAAGAATTGTGAAAACATTTGCTTATACAAAATACGGGCATCTTTTTGAAGAGGCTGAGCTAGATGCTGCCAATTGTGAATACATATATACACCTATTAATTTCGATGTGAACAGTTGTACAAGCGATGAGGAAACTAGTAGAGGATCAAGCACATTTTCCTACACCAATGGTCAAATTAGGAATGCCTATGCTTCTAGAAGAAACACAAGTATCACCATCATGCATGAAGGGGTAGAAAAGATATGTGAAAATTCGCTTGAAAACCGTACAGGAATAACAAAAGACAACATAGAAGCTCAAGTATCCGAAAACTATAACGATGGAAAACTTAGGGTTAAAGAGGCATACATTCGAAATGTAGCGTTGTTTGATGTTACCTACGCGTGTAGATTGGGTAATGGAAATATTGCTTCCGGTGATGGATCATTGTATAGAGGACGGGGGTTTATTCAGATAACCGGAAAGGATAAATATCAGGCTATTATTGATGAATGGAATGAACGATACCCTGATGACCCTAAAGATTTTGTCAATGCAGATCGGAATGAGTTGGAAACAAATATCGAAGTGGCCATGAAGGCCTCCATGATAGAATGGGACTTGAGGGGTTTAAATGCATATGCTGATGTTGGTCTGGACAGCGAGTCAATCAAGAGAGTAGGGAGCATTGTTAATGGCTCCAAAGACAACCCTCCAAATGGTGCCGATGATCGTTTAAACAAGACAATAGCTATTAATCAAGCGATTAAATAAAATCCAATTATGAAAAGAATAATTTTGTTATCAATTGTGTCTTTGACATCATTTTTTGTAAATGCACAAGAAACCCCTTTGGAGTGCATGCACGGAGTCTGGACGGTCTATTACGACGATTCAAATCAGAAGGGGTTTTCACTTCGGAAAGGACATAATGTTGTTTCAATTAGCTACATTGAAGGGTCTTCTAGCTACAAACCAAGCGTTACGGAATTGATTATTGGATTTTTAGACTATGACCCGAATGTTGCTGGAAAGGTAAACTACACTGATTTAAAACCAGAAGGTTCTTATTATGTTGAATTTTATACAGACGAATTAAGTCAAGACAGTGTATTCACTTCTTCATATTTTACAACGCCTAGCTATGAAGGTTGTGATAGTGAAGGGCTATACATCCAAGCTCGCCATATGATAGAGTATGGCCGTCTGGAGAGGCTGCCCAGTAAGGCCATTCGCTACCTCTATGAAGCAGGTAAAGAACGGGAGCATAATTATATCTCAGAATACCTGGATACTAAAGCTGCCCAAGTGAAAGTTGATAAATGTGTTATTTACTCTGCTCCTGAAGTCCCTACCAAAATGTTTATGATTTCAGGTGATGTACCTACCATATTAGAAGAAAAAGGAGACTGGCTCAGGTTTGAATTTTTAGGAACCAGACTCGTCACAGGGTGGATAAAAAAGGCAGATGTTGCGTTTTAGATGGTATCCCCTTCTGGTCTTAGGTGTGCCTGTTCTTTCAAGTGTTCCGCAGGATCACTTGAAAGTAAAATATGAACCCTAGTGTCTATGACACGGTGAAACTGGCAGTAAGTCAATATATTAGTGCTATGTCTGCTTATAAGTTTACCGATCCAGAGGGAGTGTATTTTGTGACCTTCACAGTTGTAGAATGCCAGCCTGTCGGCAGACAGGGGTCGATGTGTTTACCAGAGATGCTTATCGACAAATAGTCATTGATAGTTTGTCTTACTGTCAAAAGGAAAAGGAGCTGGTGATTCATGCATGGGTGTTGATGTCAAATCACATGCACATGATTATATCCAGAAGTGATACTGGAGCTAGTTTTTCTCATATTGTGAGAGATTTTAAGAAGTACTGTTCTTCGCAGATTATTCGATCCATTGAAGGCAACACCGAGAAAGTAGGAGAAATTGCCTGCCTGTCGGCAGACAGGGATGTTATGGATTTTTAGTTCTGCCGGAGCAAAGAATAGCAACAACAAAAAGTATCAGTTTTGGAAACAAGACAGCCATGCCGAGCAGTTGATTTCTGATAAATTTACAAAGCAGAAACTAGCTTACCTGCTCGCCGGCAGGCGGGCATCCACAACAATCCAGTTGCGGCACGGATTGTAAGCGAACCTGAGCATTATTTGTATTCTAGTGCAAGGAACTGTGCTGGATTGGGAGGTCTGTTGGACATAGAAATGATCTGCTAGACTGACCGTGTCGGAGACACTGCTTTTCATGCTCTATTTTAAGTGATCCTACGGAACACTTAAAATAACGGGGGCAGAAGGTAGAATTTCCCTCCTCCGGCGGACACGTGTAAATGCGTTTTTCATCGAAGGGACTTGCATGATGAGTTATACTTAGAGCACCGTTCACTACGATTATTGCGGGGCGACATTGCGTACATACCAGATGAATGTGGAATAGCTAATAACATTAATTATCTTTACAAGATGGAAAAATTAACACTTATAGTTAAAGACGAAAGTAAGCTGATGCTTTTGGTTAACTTCTTAAAAGAGTTAGATTTTGTAGATGTAGAAAGGGTGAAGAAAAAGGCTGAAAAAAGGGCTACACATGATATATTTTCTTCAGCAGGGATGTGGTCAGGTCGAGATATTGATGCAAAAGAACTTCGAGAGAAAGCATGGAAAAGAAGGGGTTAGTATTGTGCGACACTAATATTCTTATTGAGTTGTACAAGAATAACGAGGAAATCATCAAATCATTGAGATCAATTGGGCAAGCAAATATGGCCATCAGTATCGTCACTACTGGTGAATTGCTGTATGGTGCGTTGAATAAAAAAGAGCTCAATAGGATCAAGAAAGATCTTGCACAATTAATTCCTTTTGGTATTAGTAGTCCTGTTAGCGAAGTATTTACTGAACTGATGATCAAATACACATTGAGTCACAAATTATCTTTAGGAGATGGGTTGATAGCGGCAACTGCCATCGCGGAAGATTTGCCACTATATACCTTAAATTTAAAAGACTTTAAATTCATAGAAGGGTTGAGGTTATGGGGGATATAGCCTCTTTCGACAGCCCCTCGACTGAGCGTAGAATAGAAAATCACTAGGCGTAGTATTCACTACGCCTTCTTATCATTGGGGCAGAAGGTAGGGTTCTCTCCTTGTCACGCTGAGGCTCTCACCTTGTCACTCTGAGGTTCTCGAAGAGTGGACAAGCCGTACCGAAGCATCAGTACTGCCTGCCTATGGTTCGAGTTTAACCGCCGAGGCGGTTGCCTCACCATGACAGGGAGAGGGTACAGAACAGCCTCCTCTACTGGTCGTAGTATTTACTTCTTATCATTGGGAAGCAGAAAGCAGCATTTTCCTCCTCCGGCGGACAAGTGCAAATGCGTTTTTCATCACAGGTACTATCTTATGTTGCAGCATTGAAAGCTTAGCGACATGGGATCAGCCTATCCAATCAGAGATCAGGAAGCCGCATACTATTTTACCTCCGCATGACAGGACGAGTATAAGTGCTCAGCTGGCCAAAATCGTTCCCTACTGGTCTCACTAAAACTAGAAAAGAATCAATATCAAGGGCTGGGATGAAATCAAACTAAAGAAAAATCGTTATTTTTATGAAATATACAGAGACAAATACCTAATGGAAATAGCTCTAAAATACAAAATGATCGCAAAGATCATCCGTAGCGAAGATGATCGAGTATTAGCTGCTATCCAATCCATTCTCGAAATCGATGATGAGACTGATTTTTGGGATGATCTAAACACGGAAGACCAAGCAGCCATCCAAGAAGGGCTAGCCCAACTAGATGCTGGACAGCATGTATCTAGTGCATCTGTTCGCTTAGAAATAAAGGATCGTTTCAATTTCTAACTTTAGGATTGGACATTCGATATTCCCTACGCGCAAGGCAAGAAGAAATTGATCTATTGGAATATATCCTCGAGAATTTTGGCAAAGCAAAAGCCAAAGAAGTTTATGAGAAAATAGAGTCAATCCTCCATCTCATCTCTGAGATGCCAAACATGTACAGGCCGTCCAATAAACAGAAGGGCTTGCGAAAATGCGTCCTTAGCAAGCAAACGAGTATGTACTATCGGATTCAAGGCAATTGCATTGAGATAGTCAGTTTTAGACCCAATAGGATAAATCCAAAAGCCTTCAAAATTTAATCTCAATCGTCCTCGTCTGTGACCATAGCCGTCAGGTTAAGCTTTTTGATTAGAGCGCGACTAAGATTCAACCTTCGAAAATGAACAAACGACACTACGTTTTGGAGTAAACCTGCGCGGGTTTTTGGAGACAAGTAAAATGGGCTTTGAAATGGGTATAGGGGTAGTTACTATTCATCACAAGAATTTTTGTTCATTTAGACCTAGCGCATGTCACGCTGAGGTTCTCACCTTGTCACTCTGAGGTTCTCGAAGAGTGGACAAGCCGTACCGAAGCATCAGTACTGCCTGCCTATGGTTCGAGTTTACCCGCCGAGGCGTGTACCTCACCATGACAGGGAGAGGGTACAGAACTGCATCTCCACTCACTATGTCTTCTTATCATTGGGAGGCAGAAAGCAGCATTTTCCTCCTCTGGCGGACACGTGCAAATGCGTTTTTATCACAGGTACTATCTTGGGATGCGGCTGTAATAGTGATTAAAAGTTGTAGTTACAAACTACACCTAGAGAGGGCTAGCGACATGCTCCTCAAAGTCTGCGCAGACTTGGCCTCAAATCCGTGCAGACTTTACTTCAAATCTGCGCAGACTTTACCTCATATCCGCGCAGACTTTCTCCCAAACCCGCGCAGATTTTTTCTAGAACCGCGCAGAC is part of the Reichenbachiella agarivorans genome and harbors:
- a CDS encoding type II toxin-antitoxin system RelE/ParE family toxin, producing MDIRYSLRARQEEIDLLEYILENFGKAKAKEVYEKIESILHLISEMPNMYRPSNKQKGLRKCVLSKQTSMYYRIQGNCIEIVSFRPNRINPKAFKI
- a CDS encoding type II toxin-antitoxin system VapC family toxin; the encoded protein is MEKKGLVLCDTNILIELYKNNEEIIKSLRSIGQANMAISIVTTGELLYGALNKKELNRIKKDLAQLIPFGISSPVSEVFTELMIKYTLSHKLSLGDGLIAATAIAEDLPLYTLNLKDFKFIEGLRLWGI
- a CDS encoding fibronectin type III domain-containing protein, which produces MRERHSLSHHLSSALGALILFSLLLVSSWTMAQNYPVQVTTTVIPPYSPELSHYSSAEGNNLQVFIHVLELDRVDLRTKLRITIEGAGVRLTTSPAYVPPALILQGGVPQILTGFDLRNYLNPDNLVFEGITKAAFMRGGQLPEGFYTFTIDVLDYNRGVRISNQGMSTAWIVLNDPPLINFPFNGDKLRTNEPQTLNFSWLGRHLASPNAAFSTEYEFVLYEMYPGLSAGAEQSNPAAAGGPDAAVRSSNSIYRTTTTQSSLFYGPAEPQLTPGKKYAFRIRAYDVGGRDLFKNQGYSETFWFQYGDACLPLRSTSAEVLDANRIRVEWEAESTHTQFKVSYRQKGKTNWLSTKTYSGSQIIPDLQPDTEYEYKVAGMCQQYEGTESSIQTVRTELESEQGADEDFSCGTNSQLPELSPVPLGRDLRPFDQFYIGGIEVIILNVTKNADDTYTGKGYAPAPMFKGAGIKVNIKNVLVNEDHYAIAGTVVTSYDKTGRFIGEIKGKEDEEGGGFSEEEGALPTVVVTVPAEIATVVVIDGVIVITDEAGQVVVAEGASALPEKGKTLTVTDQSGDTWVVDSEGNVSKGAPAGAAASSPDALPAGEQVDLIVAFAASDNQSFGFDDPLVDNKTTTSLAKEYKKTDIQGKDYWVAWKSLATGQTDWVNAIASDGKKFPDYVGFKTTTGEIPTQPGDKDNSKRLSITGQQAGKSTELLAYYKQEVDTAGNVTEHTIGQLNVMTYDKVSQKVIIVPVNTASAPSAATLTTALNRIYGQAVAQWTVEVASKYTVDATVLQTLNDGESGVLASFPSNMQRFNRDFKRSLDNYDKDAYYLFLIPGSDSDRAGLSADRAGFMPFKRQFGYIWTDKTSNQSTTIAHELGHGAFRLRHTFSTDNFVAAQGSTDNLMDYSSAGAGNGGTQLFKHQWDFVHDPESMNGWAQDDAESEMGVIAFNSGSSWKQLFPKSDDATLTKFQQLYDEVATNFGVHYNSCQTNNVTFTGELGPWSIRKSSHYPGRIPQLAGQFESSDDINYSSVDPNEIYLKHYNFKDQTYPNFVEAWDFQDIESVDIALYSYVNNISLDKPTIVDLSELSAITSIKVGSFKIDDANITSPSLQELLYPMDDYVLIAFYSETNSDPDIVFQLIPTDMETKDYLTAAWLKRLDIYQGDPEESNMVTITTDQLSTVFSDTDEEILEEVVTVLNNNAADFGINTVQRMSHFLGQLGHESNGFSQKKEGYNYSPRRIVKTFAYTKYGHLFEEAELDAANCEYIYTPINFDVNSCTSDEETSRGSSTFSYTNGQIRNAYASRRNTSITIMHEGVEKICENSLENRTGITKDNIEAQVSENYNDGKLRVKEAYIRNVALFDVTYACRLGNGNIASGDGSLYRGRGFIQITGKDKYQAIIDEWNERYPDDPKDFVNADRNELETNIEVAMKASMIEWDLRGLNAYADVGLDSESIKRVGSIVNGSKDNPPNGADDRLNKTIAINQAIK
- a CDS encoding OmpA family protein, with amino-acid sequence MRKVLIISLLMLSCWTGWAQRPIYTMNQFTPLLVNPASPTYNYRAELSFFRDEITIASGDFLNTNSLNADYVFVQKNTGRRVLGVGINALSRDTGESDLLKTYNAGLSVATPIQLTTEQFLHFGINATYVNVRTSLDQLTTGSQWIASEFRYDPNAGLGEMFTVQQLSYLSLSAGLLWSLEKDGRPHSSAGLVIWDANRPNMSFFDEEARVSINYQIYAESILYERGQLRLTPSVYYQRTGQINSYTALFSTKLFFRNDNPYDIIRSGNIDLIMRYGFNQDASIGVVLNQPNCSFGFSYNFPLGKENQYFQSGLQVGVTISKLLWKPKTERIVIESVSSRRKFDFEQDRPVVYQQTEVQQMKTELEKLDKVKTLQFELSKDFHFEHGEAVLTESSYPFLDEVVALLKENPKWKLQIIGHTDNIGIKKHNYALSVERAIIVEEYLLSQGLPSEQISTTGRGDTEPIADNDTELGRAENRRVQFLIHAVNE
- a CDS encoding transposase, translated to MPACRQTGVDVFTRDAYRQIVIDSLSYCQKEKELVIHAWVLMSNHMHMIISRSDTGASFSHIVRDFKKYCSSQIIRSIEGNTEKVGEIACLSADRDVMDF